A segment of the Haemorhous mexicanus isolate bHaeMex1 chromosome 3, bHaeMex1.pri, whole genome shotgun sequence genome:
TACTAGAGCTTTGAGTATAAACAATTCTCTTCCACAGTCTATGCAAGTTCCATGCTGAATATACAGCATTGTACCAGTAAAAACGCAGgttcttttttcagaaaaggtTTCTCAGTGATTTACCATAAAGCTAAAACGTTTGCCTTGcctactgatttttttaaagtataaaatgtataaaataaatgcatgtgCCCTTTTCAATATAGTCTATGTAGACATTTCATGTTTTCCAGTTCTGAGTAACATGACAAAAAGTGTGCTCCAACTTTCcacaggcaggaagaagttttgTATGGTTTAGCCTCATTTGGATGCTGCCCCACAAACAGCACTCTTGGGCAGTTTTGAATCACAATGACAGCGTATGCCATCAGCACGTACTGCAATTAACAAGGACTTATTGATTACAGCAATCATTagttcaaaataaataaagcagttTCTCAATCAAAAGACAGGGAAGTAACATCATGCTAGTGCACAATATGATCAATATGTATAGCACATTCCTATTTTCCACATGCCCTTTTGATGGTCTTGAAAATAAGTGGGAAAGGCCTTTTGCCACAGGTTGGTTTAGGTTACCCTTCCTTGACCTGCAGTAAATTAAAGAGCATACGAAGTACAAAGTTTTTGCCCAGCTCTAGTAGCATACATGTCAATTGGTTGCAATCTGAACAGCTTCAGTTCATTTTCAATTCAAAATCTCTGATCAAGAAAGTAATAAACCAGTATCTTTTCATACAGAAACCACTGCCTTTCTCAATTAAAGAACATATCAGCATTTCATATCTACCATAAAATGCCACATTTTAGACAGGTAActtgactttttctttcttttttctttgcattcaaAGTAAAACATGTGGCTCACATTTGTGTTACTTAAAACATTAAGTTTGGTATCTGTTAAATCATCTGTGGTTGAAATTCCTGGGACTAACACAGTGCCACAGCTTCCTTAAACCATCTATTGCACCAGAAATGAAAGGCTGTGATGGAAATGCTTTTCCTATACTTTTTAAACACAGGAAATAGTTGGTTTAATGCAACTATACTATGTTGCCAGCAATGTTTTTCCCTCAGTATCAtcccagaggggaaaaaaaccacaaatgaCAGAAAAGGCTCCAGCCCAGATTGCAACTACATGTAAACACACAACCAACACTAACGTCCCATTATGACACTGTTGTCAAGAATATTTTGGAAATCaagttttaaaaagtttttctcATATTGGGGATTGGCACAAACATAATCCAGAGATTATCCTTTATAGCAGCTTTTACTTTTGTGTGCTTGGCTTTTCACAAAAAGCCCAGCAAACATGAGAAGAGTTACAACTGAGTTAAAACCAGCTCAACATCttgagagcagagaggaggaaaggggaagTCCCTTTTCTCTGCAGACACAACAGAGTAGGTCCCCTCCGTAGAGGGGAGTTGGTGGATCTGCAACCCAACTCCCCTCTCAGGaagccagagccaggctggccaCCTTATAGTGGGAGGGAGCCCTCCTGGTCCCCTGTTTTGTCCAGCCTCTCAGGCAGGGTAAGCACGAAGGGTAGGAGGACGCCCTTGGCATCCAAGGGAGCTTTAAGAAGCTCCCCATCAAAGGTGCCCTTGAGCCCACCATCTGCTTCCACCTCACCGTCCTGGGCTAGGCTGAAGCGAAGGGTGCCGGTCCGGTTGACGCAGTAGATGGTGTTGCCCAAGGGGGCACAGCGGAAGGGCTGGATGGGGCCACCGCTGGGCCGCAGGCTGGCGCACTGGCTCCAGCACTTGGCCACCGTGTTGTACCGGAAAACTTCAACGCCTCCGCTCGTGCCGCCGCCTGGGCCCTGCTCCCCACCGCGGCCGCTGCTCACATCAAAGCGGTAGATGAAGCTCTTGAAGGCCACCATGTCAGCAGAGCGCCGGCGGCTGCTGTTGTAAGGGCACTCCTGCCACTCGTCACGCTTGGGGTCGTATTTGAGCAGGCGGTAGAAGAGGGAGCCTCCTGACACATAGATCTCCCCGTTGCAAGTGGTGGCCTCGTGAGCCACAGCGAAGGCACCCTTGGGCAGAGGTGCCACAGGGCTCCAGCGGTCGGCCCGCGGGTCATACCTTTCCACAGTGAAGAGGCACTCGCCCCCCACAGCATAGAGGTAAccatccagggccagcagcttgAGCTGCGAGCGGGGCTGAGCCAGCGGCCGCACCTGGCTCCAGGTGTCAGTCAGGGGGTTGTAGCAGAAGACCTTGTCAGAAAGGCGGGCCCTGGGTTCGCTGCCCACCGGCCCCGTCACAATGCCCCCTGCAAGGAAGAGGTAGTTGTGGAGGACACACATGGCACAGCCCTTGGCATTGGCCTCCTCGGGAAGGCGCGTCAGCACCCTCCATTCACCGCTACCCTCCTGGTAGTAGTGAATGAGGGAGCCACTCTCCTCCAGCGACACCACGGAGGAGGGACTCTGTGGCCGACTGCTCTCGCGGCTCTGTGGCCGGCTGCCACCACCCGGCCGCTCGAAGGCATCGCTGACCTCGGCCACCAGCAAGCAGGGCCGGCCGGCATCCATGCGCTGCTGCAGGATGAGGTCCCGCTCAGCGCCACTGAGGCGGCCGTAAACGCTGGGCTCCCGCAGCACCTCCAGGTAATGGTCGCTCATGAAGCGATAGGCAGCCTCCCGCAGCTCCGCCAGCCGCTGCTTCTTGgccaggcagaggagctggtaGCAGTTGCCGAGGCAGAGCTGGGCGCGCATGGCCTCGGCGGCAcagtgcagggcacagggcatcTGCAGGACGCGGGCGCCGCTCACCACCTCAGCCAGGTTGTCGTGCCGCACCTCGCCCATGCGGGCCGTGTACACGTAGTCGATGAGCAGCCGCAGCGCCCCGTAGCTCACCCCCTTCACCCGCAGGACGTCCCGCGAGGCGCGGGCACGAAAATAGTCACTCTTGGCCGCCAGCACCGACTTGTGCGCCCGAATACGGTGGCCCGACACCTCGATCACCAGGTCGGGCTCCTCCGGCGGCCGGTCCCGCGGCCCCAccacctcctcatcctcctcctccggCTGGCAGGCGGCGTTGTTGATCTCCCACTGGTTCTGCACCACTCGGCCGCCGGCCGCGGGAGGCTGCGGCTCAGCAGCGGCAGCGCTGAAGCAGAGGGAGGAGCTGAAGCCGCAGGGGGCGGCCGGCgtgggcggcggcggcggggggggaGCGCCGTTCGCGGCCccgctctcctcctcctccgggGCCGCGCCGCTGCCCTCCATGGAGCCGCGCTACCTGCGCCGGCGCCGCGCCTGGTCCGTGCGGAGCGCTGCCGGCCGCCGCGGCGCGGCCATCACCTGCGGGACAGACCCAACAGCGCTCAGCATCCGCGCCTTCCCCGCTCCCCCGCGGGGCTTCTTCCCCCCGCCCCCCACCTCCCGGGATTAGTATTCGGGGCCGCCGCTCTCGCAGGCGGGGCTGTCTCTGGTTTCCGGGGCTAAACCGCCgcttctcctttccctggggGATCCACCCTGCGGCTCGGCCGCATCCCGCGGCCAACTGCGCTAGCTCAGCCCCCGAAAACCTGAGCTCTTTTGGTGGGACGGGGGATCGCCCCGATGAGCACCTCAACAGCCTGAAAAGCAATTCTGGTTTTCCCGTCGCTCTGCAGAAATGTTAAGCAGTCTGCAGGCACTGCAATCCTTTTCAAGACAACTGGTCCCGACACTGCGCTGGGTGACGAGCAAAAGTCTCCTTTAACCGCAGATACTTAGCAGTACTATCAAAATGTATTCACCTTGTGCAACTGTTTCAGTGGAAGGCTGAGGCCGCAATCTATTCTGGAAGGCGATTCCCCACTAGCCAAATTTGACTTGGCATGACCTTCAGGAAGTTCTCTTCATATCGGTGTTCCTCACATGCATTCCCCCTGTTTAAAACAAgaagattattatttttaaaatcgATGGATTCTCTGTTTAGTTAGAAATTTGGGAGCACTAAAGTTATATCTCCTTTAATAATATATctagaatattttaaagacaCTATAAGTATGCTAAGCGTTTACGAAACAcatgaaagtattttttctgtacTTGGGACAAGAGCAATCTCACATTTGTGTAGCAGCATATGTAGCTGTAAACCATTAGCAAGGTGTTAATCAGACTTCATAAAGACTGCTTCATGTCTTTATTCAAAGGTTCTGTTAATAAAAAGttgaagcaaggaaaaaaaatcacaatagATAATTAGAACATGAAGTCTCTCATGGGAAAAGGCAGGATACAGGGAGGGCATAGCTGTAAGTAGGTTAGTCCCTGTCAGCACAATCACCACCCAGTTGTACCTTCATTTCACAAGTGTAGTTTTTAGAATTTAATGAAGTGCCATTTCTTTGCCTCATGTTTGTTTATGAATTTCCCAGACTTGGAACCAAGCATCAAAACTTGGTTTAAGTTTTGATGAGTGACGCATAAAAGTTGTCTGAATGTACTGAAAATAATTAAGTAAGTATCTGCAGCCCTGATTCTATTTTTAAGGAGGTTattaatttccattaaaatccCCTTTGTCAGTTTTTTCACAGTCCTCAAGGAACACTCATTTCTATGTAAAATATGCATTGTGGCTTCCTTCTAGCAGACATGATTGATTTACCCTGTTAAATTAGCATTAGGGAGATTTaactttttaatatattttttttttactgaaagcaTAATTGGTAAGTGACATTGTCTGGAAATCCCTGACACAGACAGGAAATCTAGAAGCCCATACTTGCAATGCAAACTTTACTTAAATGATACTATCAGTCTTCCTTCATGGTGCTTTATTTTGTGCACTTGCCCGGTAAAGGGCTTTCTACTACATTTGATCACATTCAGTTAGACTGAAATCAATGCTAAGGTTTGATTTTTGGGTACTGGAGACTTTCAGACCACAGTAACAGCATTTTAGAACTTATTAGGATTAGTAGATTTCACCAACTTTGTATTCCTCATCTGACTGTTTAAAAATCTGGGACTTAGGAACTTTCTGTGACTGTATGAACTTTGGCTAGCTTTAGCGGCAGACTTCCTGCTGTCCAAACCCAAACTCTGTAGGTCAAGCTTTGCTGAGTTTTCTCAGTGAAGTCTTAACTAGACAAAAAGATTTGCAGTGATCTGTGCACACCAGTGGGTCTATAGAAGATGTAGATAGGGCAGCATCCCTGTCGATGTGATTGTGTTTTTCATCAAGTCTTAACAGTACACTGAGCAACTACTTCAACTAATGATATTCTGGCCATTCCTGACACACCTCAGTTCTGGCAGCACTTCTCCTAACTTCTACTTATGTACCCCCCCCCTACAAGAAGGATTGAGTAGCTTCAGATACTTTCAAGCTCTTGGTCATGGCTTCATTTTGCAAGTGAAACTATAAAGTAAGAATGAAAGAGAATGCTACCAAAAATTAGAACGAAGGGTGATTAAATGTGAAAAGTCAAAAACAGTAACTCTAATACCAGTAATATCTCTCTACAGTGAAATGTATGTCTTGCATTATGTCCCAAAGGAAAATCACCATTTAGAATATTCAAAGTAGTTAATAACCAGAAAAACTTATGTTTTCAACTTTCTCAgctaataggaaaaaaaaaaaaaaatggtgagcTCCTCCTCAAGCACAGTAATCATACCTTTTCCCACATTCAAATATCTGCTTGGTTTAGAAGCTTGATTTGACACATTTGAAATGTTATTGAAAAAGAAGCTTGTAACAAACCTCTGTGTTAACCCACTAAAATTCCCCTGAGAAATCgcaaggagaaggaaggacTGATGGCATTGCTTGCTAATGGGAAGCAGCAGAATTCTGAAGAAAATTGTCCTCTGTTATACCCAAAGCTAATTACCAAGAATATGCTGAATTTCATGCTGAGCGTGAGAAGGACTTAAACTACCACATACAATTAAGGCAACAAGGAACTATATGGGGAAGCTGAAGActtagaaaagctgaaagaggGTTTGGAGGATTTTGCCAGTGACAGCAATGACCACTCCAGCAACCCCAGCACCTCTGTCTAgttgaaaacaaaatacaaaaattacaCAAAGATGAAGCTGAAAAAACAATTCAGAGAAGAAATGGAACCTTTGCATTATTGAGCAACACAACTGATCTGAGTTAAAAAGGTCATGCATTTAGTATGAAACAGGAAGATGCTGAAAGGGCCTGATGGAAATGCAATACTGAACTCCTCCTCTGTTCTTTTCTTACCTACAGTGATCAAAGAGTTGTACTGCTGTTCTGGCAGACAAAATATTCAAAAAGTACAGAATTGCAGAAGATACTTGATAGCTGTGATGATTCAGAAGAATTTGACCACCCAACGATCTCATCTGGCTTAAAATAAACTTggttttaacattttttcaaaaCTCACAGACAGCATAGGTACTGGAAAAGGAAGCAATTTATTGATACAACATGGTACCTATGGACTGAGGTCACCTTTTATACTGGGGACTTTTAAGTCAGAAGCTGAATTACTTGgtctgaaaatgttttcattatcATGGGTTTGGTCTAGGGATGATGTAATGTTAATGGACAGAGGAGCTGCCAACAAACATGAACTGTATTTACAGACTTGGCAATGACACACAATATCCTGAATGTGTGGCCCCAACCTCAGATGCTGTAAGACATTGCTCAAGTAACAGCACAGATAAGAAGGCACAGTTTTTCTGACAGAGAAACTGTAATAAAGAGCTGCAGGTAAAGTTTCCTGGCATTGCATTCATTTGGCAGTCCTTCTGATAAAATCCAATTAAATGCTTGTATTGAATTGTTCTCTCCTGTTTTTTCTTGTGCAGTGCCAATAGCCTTTGATCCAAACCACCTCCCCTAGCAAGACCCACTTTCTCCGGGGAATATGTGCATGTGGGAGGAATTGGGTTACTTCTCTCCAGTTCATGGAAATGGCTCTGACTCAGTCTCGTGGTAAATAAAAGCAGTGCTTTCCCTACCATAAGCAACTTTAATTTACATAAGCAGGCTATCCTCCCCAGGAGACTTACCAGTTCAGAAATGACAGAATACCATTCTGCTCCACCTTAGTCCAGAAAAAATACTTCTATAAAAATTTGGACTGCCAAACTTTTACTTCAGTAGAGAAGTCCCTTGAGATAGGGGTGTAATCTGATTTAGATGATTAAGGGATCTAAAGAGGCAGGATCatcaaaagagaaataacatcccttatatttattttaaaaactaaacaaTGACTTGAAAGTAGAACTGGCCAGGGTGAAGTGTAGGCAATGTAAAGTGTAAAGTGGTTAGTATACTTATAAAAATAGTCTGCAACACTCCTGGTCACTGAGCAGATCTGtgaaatttggaggaaaaaatgttctttttgtaCATGGGGAAAACATCTGGAGCATAAAGGTGCCATTTCTCTGAAAGgtcctgcactgctggagcccATTACAGTTTAAAACTCTAAATCTTAACTACTTGATTAACCTCCTACTTGTAAGAAAAGAATACAGTTATCTTCCAATGTGCCATCTCAAGAAAAAACAGcataaagaataattttttttctctcccttttttaaaGTTAGGTATGTTACAATCCTAGTGTCTTGCCCTGACTGCTGGATATATGGCTCTTATAGTACTGCCTTCACACTCAAGTGTGGATGCAAATTTTGACCTCTCAAGGTGCTGTAATTTTTTGACAATATGTAATAGAGGTAGGAATTGGTCTTTATCTCATAACTACAACATTTTTATACAgtcacaaagaaaaataaacatttaagaATTTCAGCTTATGACTACAGACCACACAAGAAACATATGGACAGCAGTTCCTCAACAGAAACTCAGGGGAAGAAAAGGCTGTGTGTCTGGgcacagaggaagagagagaggaaagaagtcataataaaaatattatcaaaagCTTGATTAAATCCATACTATAGCTAACAAATCTAAACCAAAAATATACAAGTTCTAAACAGTCATCACGACCAGAGAAAAGGTTTCCTAACTGTCATATCCATAGAGACAAACATTTTCTAAAAAGGAAACTATCTTTCTGAGTTCCTTCCAGTTTGGACTCTTCAGAAATAGTTAGGGAGGAGTAGTGTCTCTCAGGAGTTCTCacaacaaagagaaaataacacTCCTACAAAAGAAAATCTAGCAAAGATTAAGTGCAAGTTCTCTCCAATATCCCTCAGAGGAAAGAAAGTCTAACAAAAAAATAGAACAGTCAGAAACAAGCTTCGAGTGATTACAATACCTTTGAGAAAAACTCCAAAACTCCAGGGCTGATGTAGTGTCTTTATCATTAATGTACTACAGGTCAAGAGATAAGTATGGCATGGCAACACCATACTGAACGTAACAAAACTTTTTATGCAGAATTGCTGCTAATTCTACACATGGGCTCACAGCTACACTTCTAAATATGAGAGCATGTGGTCATGTCTGTGATAAACTGAAGTTTGGTTGCTTTCATTGTGTCAGGGCACAGCTAACACTCCATTAAATTGACAGCAGTACCAAACATACCAGCGTGGTGCAACAGCTGAAAGGATGAATGCAGTCCTTCCATGTGTGTACTGGGAAATACAGAGTACCCACAGGGAAAATGTTACCTTTCCTCTACAGCACTAGTAGGTTTGCAACGGAACACGGTGGTTGAATGGATGGAAGCATGTATGTTCAAGGCTCTACATTTTGGAAGtagcattttaaaatctgtgaagACAGAGAAGAGTACCCAATTATTTCAGagacataaaaaaaacccactttagTGAGAGACTCAGAACAGCACTTTGAAACCAGACAAAGGCTTACTCTGTCTCCATGCTCCACACCAGCTCCCAAGCAAAAAGGGATACCTAGCCTAGAAACCTAACATCCACACAGCTTTGTAGAAAAGGTGGCTTGTGCTAGTAGCCTGGAGAACTAGTACAGCAAGCCTTAGTCAGCCTGAGAAATGCAGAGCTGACACTTCTTCAGGGCTTGGTATGTTTGCTCTGCGACTTGATGACTGTGCACAAGTGTAGGCACATGAAAATTCTGCATGCTGAAAGCTTTCTTAGGCTGGTGGAGAAACCCTAAGCAAACCAAGtgtaaacaaagcaaaagaTTTATGCTgctgagggggagaaaaaaagacagctaGAGCATATTGTGGTTAATTAAAGTTTAATTGATAGGTAGAGTGATAGATGGGTTCAAAGAAACCTACAGAATAAAATCCAAAAAGTGCATTCAGCTTAGAAGGATCCTGAGTGAGAAAACTGTCAGTGTATAAATATTCAAAGACAAAGAAGTATCCCATGGAGAAACATTTTTATCCTGCCATACTTCTGTCAATACTGGACTATGGTTCATGTAGGAGGCAGGATGCTGATCTACGTGGACATTTCATGTGACATGGGAAGATCCTTATTCTGATTTGATGAAAGGGATCTTGAGTATGTGCCTTACTGGAAGGCAATTGGGAAGCAAGGGTAAATAAAATTTGACAAGAGCAGACAAGTTGATCTAGAAATCCTTTCTGACCTTAAGTTCTGAAAATTGCCATACACCAGGAACACTGACTTGAAGCAAAGCATCAACTTGTGATGATTAAAAGCCTCATTTAAGCATTAGTGTACTATAATGTGGTAATGTTGActgcagaaatgcttttcagtaTTAAACTGTATTGCCAACAAATTGCAAACATATTCAAAGTCTCTACAAACACTTTGGCAATGTTGGTGCTAACAAAGAAGGAGGAGAATATCCACTGAGAAACCAAGTCAAGCAAACCAGCAAATTAATTTAGACAGATTTTTGAAAATCGAAGTAGAGTCAGCCTTGGTATTGCATTCCAGAACAGCACTTGTTCTCCATAAATGTACTACACTCTGCCAACACACCTGCCCTGTATTGCATTTAATACAGGAGATGGGGCAACAACTTTGGAGGAAATTAAATTCCTGCTCTAAGATAAAACcagattttgcttttatatCATTATGGAAAGGACATACAGATTGAAGAGCCCAAAGAACCAGAAATCTGCCAAACTATGTCACCATTGTGCTTGAGAAAGACTGAATGTGAGAGGTAACAACAGACTTCAAAGCGAAGGAAACAGTCCCATTTTTCTGAGACTTATACCtaggaaaagaaagtaaaagaaaaacttctAGAGAAGGcaataatgaaaatactttttttgtcAGACAAACTCTAGATCTGGTActtaagagggaaaaaaagccccacttTTAGAAACGGAACAGTTTCACTGGTTTATTGACAAATTAAGTAAGTGATACTAAGGAAGGCAGAGGTCCTTTCGATACATGATGAATGGCACTCTTCCCATTTCTGGAGCTCATATTTGGTTTCTTTGCCCAGATACTTCTTCAAACTTAAGGTTTACAGTCAAAAACTAAAGTTTAGCTGCAactaaaaattacattacagGCAGTTTGATTTCAAGAAAAATTCCAGGTTCCTGCAGACATTGTCTCTACACAGACTTTGGACTGAATTCAAATACGGAGAGACCCGCCACAGTGCTAAACATGGCAAAGGCTGACTTTGAGGGCAGGTTTATCTGGCAGCTGGCAATGTAGCAAAGATGTAAGACCTAAGACAGCCAGATCAGATAGCAGAGCAAAGCCTCCAGCATGACAACCCTAatctgaaagaaggaaaggaatcaGCTTGCACAGACTTCTCTCTGCCatggcagaaatgctgctggtAAACTTTGCTGTTGGTCCTATAACTGTGACCTACTAGGTTACTCACAGGATTTtgacttcttttattttatttcatgaaaaTCAGGCCAAGGTGGATAGACATAGGGCCATATTCCCACACAGAATTTATCTGTGGGTGGGATGCACCTCCCAGTTCTACTGCAAGAGAAACTGATGCTGTGTGTCTGAGCTGCACAACACTGCTGTAACCAGCTCCTGGAATGGAATCtggaacacacacacaggttCTGCACACATATGCATGGGTGGGTACAATTAGATGCCAGCTGATTTGGATCCTCAAAAATAAGTGCATGAGAGCTACCAAGGGCTAGACAGTAAAGACCATGGTGATGAAGTACTTAGCTTGTGCAATCAGGGGACTTCCTTTGGGTGCCTCAGCCCAGAATCCTCTGCAAAATATACATCAATTACTTTAAAAGATAGCAGTACTGATGTTTTCTGCTATTTTGCCTTTCTGTACAATAATTAGAGCTCTGAACAAGCCCCATGGGAAACTTGTCACTACCCCTTCCTTTGCCTGACAAGACTAAAACCCCCGAATATCAACCAAGTGCCCAAACCATCAAGTTTATGAAATAAGGGTCACTCTCCTTCAGACTAAAGCAGCTACTACTTTTcagagaaacaataaaaaatgtttttgaggGTGAGGAAGAAGAATCCTGGGTTCTGCTCCCTGCCAAAACCAAAGTTTCTGTACTTCTTCCCACTGCCTTTAGAGGATCAGGGCTCAGCTATATTGCCTGGAGATCTAAGCCACTCTGTCTCGTGCTAGGATTGAAAAACACTTGCGCTGATCTCAAAGCAGAAATGCATGCTGCAGTCACAGGTACTTTTGCAGCAAGCCTTTACTATCAGGAGTACCTGTAGGCTGTCAGCCCAGATTCCACCAAACAATGGGAATGCTTTTAG
Coding sequences within it:
- the KBTBD11 gene encoding kelch repeat and BTB domain-containing protein 11 — encoded protein: MEGSGAAPEEEESGAANGAPPPPPPPTPAAPCGFSSSLCFSAAAAEPQPPAAGGRVVQNQWEINNAACQPEEEDEEVVGPRDRPPEEPDLVIEVSGHRIRAHKSVLAAKSDYFRARASRDVLRVKGVSYGALRLLIDYVYTARMGEVRHDNLAEVVSGARVLQMPCALHCAAEAMRAQLCLGNCYQLLCLAKKQRLAELREAAYRFMSDHYLEVLREPSVYGRLSGAERDLILQQRMDAGRPCLLVAEVSDAFERPGGGSRPQSRESSRPQSPSSVVSLEESGSLIHYYQEGSGEWRVLTRLPEEANAKGCAMCVLHNYLFLAGGIVTGPVGSEPRARLSDKVFCYNPLTDTWSQVRPLAQPRSQLKLLALDGYLYAVGGECLFTVERYDPRADRWSPVAPLPKGAFAVAHEATTCNGEIYVSGGSLFYRLLKYDPKRDEWQECPYNSSRRRSADMVAFKSFIYRFDVSSGRGGEQGPGGGTSGGVEVFRYNTVAKCWSQCASLRPSGGPIQPFRCAPLGNTIYCVNRTGTLRFSLAQDGEVEADGGLKGTFDGELLKAPLDAKGVLLPFVLTLPERLDKTGDQEGSLPL